The Deinococcus ruber genome has a segment encoding these proteins:
- a CDS encoding family 4 glycosyl hydrolase, producing the protein DLDPDRLELVRRLAARMIEVQGVDMKISATTDRRAALADCEGVLSSYRPGGFEARYQDERIPLSHGAIGQETQGAGGFFMSIRAIAVAKELVADMEAVCPDATLFNYTNPVNIVAQAVADHSPIKVVSLCEGPIVFPREIAELAGLDPSKVRATMLGLNHACWSAAEDGGAQY; encoded by the coding sequence GGACCTCGACCCGGACAGGCTCGAACTGGTGCGCCGCCTTGCTGCCCGCATGATCGAGGTCCAGGGTGTCGATATGAAAATATCTGCCACCACCGACCGCCGCGCCGCGCTTGCCGACTGCGAAGGCGTGCTGTCGAGCTATCGTCCGGGCGGCTTCGAAGCCCGCTATCAGGACGAGCGTATTCCGCTGAGTCATGGAGCCATCGGGCAGGAAACCCAGGGCGCGGGCGGCTTCTTCATGTCGATTCGGGCCATCGCGGTCGCAAAAGAGCTGGTGGCCGATATGGAAGCGGTCTGCCCGGACGCCACACTGTTTAATTACACCAACCCCGTCAATATCGTGGCGCAGGCGGTGGCCGACCACTCTCCTATCAAGGTGGTGTCGCTGTGCGAAGGTCCCATCGTGTTTCCCCGTGAAATCGCGGAACTGGCGGGCCTTGACCCGAGCAAGGTGCGGGCCACCATGCTGGGTCTGAATCACGCCTGCTGGAGCGCGGCGGAAGACGGCGGAGCGCAGTAC